The Alnus glutinosa chromosome 8, dhAlnGlut1.1, whole genome shotgun sequence DNA segment TAATTTTTCGCCATGCACTACATCAAACTTACGAGAATCATTTGCTGCCAGTGTTTTGCTTGATGGACCCGAGCCAATAATCCCTTAAGTCATGGGTACATTAATCCATGCTGAAGAAGGGGTATCTATTGGGCCTTCAGTGTTCTCAAACGTAATTGGGCCCCCTTTAGGAGTAGGGTTATCAAAACCTGGTCCATTTGGAACAAGAGAAGCTTACTTTGAGAAGTTATCTGATGGACTCAAGATAACTTCTTTAGCTGCACCGGATTCAGCGCCCACCGATGAAAATTCTCTATCAAGTTGATCCCCAATACTCAGGGGTAATGGATCCCCTATCAACACGTCTCCATGCTTTTCCCCCGATATTCTCGCGTTGAAGTGAGCAGTTGTGTTTTGGACGTAACCACAACCTCCTAGGGTGGCCGGACCTTCCCCAGCGCAACCCACCATCCTCCTGACAATGTTCACCATGGCGATTGCTTGCACTCTTTGGGCTTCCTGCTGCCGCCACATGAGAAATATCtgttgatttgaattctgcaaaCCTTTCATACCATCCATGTCCAGAATTAGAACATTTAGAGACAGGAGATGCTCGGAGCCAAGTTCCAAATTGAATTGTCGAAGTTGCTCCCTGGTGAACACTCCTTTTCAATcccaaaacaacccacaacaCCATGGCGTATGATGCcacaatgaaaacaaaatttaggaaGGCACTCATACTGAAAGGCAGTCCATGTGGACTCACCTTGGAGTTTGAGAACCCGTCCCCTAGCCAGAGGCTTGAAGAGATCCATCCGTATTTTAACGCAGAGGTACCCCCCCCAACCTATCTTGTCCTCCTCTATTTCAACCTCCTTCATGACGCCCACCGAATTGCCAATTTGGACCTCCATTGTTTCACTCATACACGCCAAGGGCACGTTGAACATACAGACCCAAAAGGCGGCCTTCTCAAAATCCATTTTAGCAGGTGTAATGGCACCAATAAAGTCCTCAATAGAGAACAGATTTCCTTCAAAGACCCATGGCCGACCTTCAAGTACTCGGGACTTATCCCAAACATGTTCAAATTCTACTATGAACAAATTATCTCTCAATACCTTAAAAGGTGATCGTTCTTGTAGGTTTCCAACCCCGAACAATAGTAGACTTAATAGCATCTTTTCCAATTATCTGATCAGCAATTAGCTTACCCACCAGATATGATTGTCCACGCTGAGACATACCAGTCATCGCTTGATCTGTCGCCTCCACCTCCAAACTCTCCTCCTCTGTCAAAGAAAAACTCCACCATAACGTTGAAAGATCCTTTGCCATTAAACCAATCTAACAGTAAACTCCAAGATAAAACTGCAATCAAACTTGTAAACGGGACTCGCCTCCACAATCCAAAAGGACCAGGAGAATTTTCCTTCTCCTCTATGTTAACCGCGTTTTCCTAGAGAGAAAGATGCCGATGGGACTATTCTCAACTATGGTGATACTATTAAGTTAATGATTAtgttattttaagatattttaggTTTAAGTAGTTTATTTACTACTctagttttaaattatttagtaatttatttgtggttaataaaaaaaataagagatatACTTTCCTGGATATTTACTTGACGATTGATGAATTAGTTTTAACACTTCTTTAGTGGGAATAAATTACATTCCCATCATTACATTTATGAAGAAAATCAAACCAAATTTTctacttaaaataaataaatgaggaTGCCACGTCACCAATATGTGTGTACCTTATACATTCATCAACACACACATGAGAACTACAAATTACCAATGTCAACTCTATCAAatatcacaatatatatatacacacacaattAACCAATTAATCATGGTATATGATGGGTAATTGGATAGAAGGAAAAAAGCCACATTCACTACCTAGGGGAATGGGATTAATAACCATTAAATCCTATgacacatatttttatttatgcatttagtgctttaataaattattaaccCAACCAATCACCATGAACCaattattagagaaataaatactacattttttggttaattatcattgaagaatatttttgaatgataaaaaaaataatttcataattCCAAGCAGATTTCTCACAAGTCGGATTTGTTGCTTGGCTCACGTCCAATACAAGATCTCATGAACTAAAGCTTTTCTTCATCACGAGgaacaggatcctctccatttactTATAAAGGAGGGGcatagttgtcttttcacattttcatgTAATGTAAAAAGATAACTATGTCCCTACTTTATAACCAAATGgagagaaatggagaggatccaaattctcACGTAGGAAGCTACTAGAGTCTCCTTAAAAACTCCACACTTCAAATTCTAGGGTTCTTGATGGTTATCCTAGAGATTATGAATGTAGAGAGAcaatcataattttctttttcaactttctgAGTGTCTTTTCGAAACATACGTTCAGTTCCTTTCATAACCAATCTAGTGTCTCTCTACTTCCTAAGAATGCAGAAGTTCTAGAAGAAAGATTATCAACTCATGATAGTAGAATTCTATTCCAATTCAAATAGGTAGGGAGTTAGTAAACAACCACCCCACCTACTCTTTTGTTTCAATTACGATTTTAAACTATACTAACTCTGTAAATGTTACATTAATTTCCTAACAcctttttaaaagagaaatgtttgattttcatTCTCTAACTCATTTCTTGTTTATCtctgtacaaaaaaaaaaattacatcttttCCCATGGCAGCTTCTTGCCCTTGTCTTTAACCAAATTTCAGGCATCTCTCTGGTTTGATCATTTGCAGGCTTCCAACAACTCCAGTCCTAACTTCCTACCATTTATGATTACTGTAACACTACTGTAGAATAAGAAAGCCACAATCCACCTCCCTCTTGCTAATTAAGATCACATGAACAAGTCCATTTAGTCCTGGGGTTatcaatgtttttttatttattttttatttttttatttttttgtggctTTTTGTAAGTGGACTTTTAAAGAGTCAATATCGAACACACGTATTACCGACAGTGGATTTGACCGTAGAGAGCCATTGGCGAGAGATGTGGTTGgtgtttgcttatattataaacatttgaagaaagaataaaaaattaacaaaaaaatctgcTGATACATTCGTAAGAAGGAAGAAAACAATTTTCCATTGCCTAACACGCAACATAGAACCCCATTTTAATTAACTGAAAAAAATGCAATCAATCCTTCATTGACAATTTCGTACATTTCATATGAACACAAGCAACGTTTTCTATTATTGATACATATATGACAGTGCAAAAAATACATTGTAGTATTGAAGAGgacaggggaaaaaaaatatgaaatagaaCTAAAAGTAAGAACCATTACCAACTACATTGAACCCTTGACACATGAAATACAACTCAAAACAGGCAATGGAGTAAGCAAATTGATGTAGAGAGAGTCCAAACAGTCACATCTATCTGTGAAGTAATAGGCATGAATCGATCACCTCAATGAGGCTCATTTGTAGGTTCCCATACCCACACCAGCGTCTCTAGCATATGGTTGGAAGCTTTCCCTAGCCTTGGAATAGAAAATATAGTAGAACTGAGATACTATGCTagtgaagaaaatgaaagctGCTCCTGCTCCAAATACTCCCTTTCTCAAGGTTTCGCAAGAAAGAGAGCCTCCGCCTATTATTGCCCTGTACTTGGTATGTTTGGCGTTCCTCACCGATCCCGCCAGCAAGCAGATTTCGGCGATCAAGAAAAACAACCTGACAGAGATtatatgaatagtttataaaaCATTCACATGAATCTAATATAGTGCAACAACAATTTGTGGTTGTGGATCTGTTTAAGTCTATTTGAGACCAAAATTTTTTAAGTTGGTATATATGGGCACATACCAGCAGATCATGAAGAGAACAATTGCCCAGGCTCTTGAACCCCCAGGATTCAAAGACTGTCCACAACAGAAGCATCGGCTTGCCACCATTATAAGGACTTGACCAGCCATGAGGAACAAAAATGCACCGACGCCGAAGCCTGTTGCAATGTCCGAGTCATAGACACAGTGGCTATAGTTTTGTTCACTATCCGGGACAATGTTGGCCTGTCAAGTGTCAAAGAAAACTGTGTTATTCATTATATATCATTTGGAACCAGCAACTCAGCCACTCAAATTAATAATATCAGAGCCAAACCAATTTTATGATCATATAATTTCTGAATCGGGGGAAGGTCCTTTGaggatctgtttttttttttttggaaaaaaaaaattagctttcAATTGAATCTGTTAGAGAGCTAATGCCAATTTAGTGGAAAAACCATAAGGAATCAAATATTGCTTTCAAGACATactgtctcttttcttttctttctttttttttttttttttttttttcttaataatcaatttcacattttaaaatataaaacctttCTTACATTATTTGTGAAAAAAtgtaaggaaaagaaagaaatctaaTTTGAATCTCAGATTACATCAACTGGGGACtaaaatcctctagtcaacCTTAAGAGTCTTTTCTCCCATTCTGTCCTTCATCATTTTTTCtgatttcttctctcttttctaggCTACCAAACATAAGGTAAACCTCCATACTGATTTCTGCTAACCCCcaacagagacagagagagagagagagagagagagagagagagagaggaaaaataaaGGAACAATAAGATTTGTTCTTATTTGTTAAACTTGATTTGGGTGATAGATTTAATGAGTAATACAACTGGAAACTTgcgtaaatatttttttctgaCACATTAAGAAAAAACTAATGCCTATATTCATCATATCTGGGAAACTTATGGGCATTTGTGCAAGTATTCCACCAACTACTCCGACAAAAGATGATTCACCCACAGCCACAACCACGTTAATTTTTCTCCCAAATCATGATTTAGCTTTTGCTTATACAGTCTCCCCACCATGTTTCTATAATTTTAGAAAACTCCCATCTCAATGCTCTGTGTgtgaaatagagaaagaaatacaagattatttccattAAAAGTTCAGATAAGAATACAACCATGATTGACAGATCTggcattttcattaaaaaaaac contains these protein-coding regions:
- the LOC133876032 gene encoding uncharacterized protein LOC133876032 is translated as MASKIVLITVFIVDLIAFGLAVGAEQRRSTANIVPDSEQNYSHCVYDSDIATGFGVGAFLFLMAGQVLIMVASRCFCCGQSLNPGGSRAWAIVLFMICWLFFLIAEICLLAGSVRNAKHTKYRAIIGGGSLSCETLRKGVFGAGAAFIFFTSIVSQFYYIFYSKARESFQPYARDAGVGMGTYK